Proteins from one Megalopta genalis isolate 19385.01 chromosome 1, iyMegGena1_principal, whole genome shotgun sequence genomic window:
- the ICA69 gene encoding islet cell autoantigen 1-like protein isoform X2 produces MHDDSAITKMQHQFWVTKQTLSRKLGKKEDECIVASDAELDAKLELFRSIQESCSYLQRVIDKYQERLCNLAQEENAMGRFLKDAGKQDKTRAGKMMSAVGKSLSYSSQQRLALRAPLGRLYQEVETFRQRAIEDTLQNVQAMEKARTEYRAALLWMKNVSQELDPDTTKQLEKFRKVQTRVRLGKVAFDNLALDCLQKVDLLAAARCNMFSHALVLYQSTLLNFTKKSAQAYSTIATSFKGYQRYDFMVVRELAETSTKLAQETGGDDDPDDKDKLPFFDMDYHDSIEEAEEVKPATENTNDNKQDEKLLDIEGDTKDILELDGLETSSGSSKNGIVQLDSNTERKEDLHQLFDNLILDNNVSQPDNNTREENQLKLEKSLEKKDLELDIFDKSDTNFDLSTLCSLESQDQGEQSLQSLTSENLALLNDILGDKQNIGNEWDAIATDTFLPPNILKQSLGDAALGIGQTTMPTNSMDDKKKNKSQKTGKQKGNSWLDLFAELDPLASNPMEKLSSDSNASA; encoded by the exons ATGCATGATGATTCTGCCATCACAAAAATGCAACATCAGTTCTGGGTCACAAAGCAGACTCTATCGCGAAAGTTAGGAAAAAAGGAAGACGAATGTATAGTAGCATCCGATGCAGAGTTAGATGCGAAACTAGAATTGTTTCGTAGCATACAAGAATCTTGTTCTTACTTGCAGAGAGTAATTGACAAATATCAGGAAAGATTATGCA atcTTGCGCAAGAAGAAAATGCAATGGGAAGGTTTCTCAAAGATGCTGGTAAACAAGATAAAACTAGAGCTGGCAAAATGATGTCGGCAGTTGGAAAATCACTGTCTTATTCTAGCCAACAAAGACTTGCTCTAAGAGCTCCATTAGGTCGATTGTATCAAGAAGTAGAAACTTTTAGACAGAGAGCTATTGAAGACACGCTACAGAATGTCCAGGCAATGGAAAAAGCTCGTACAGAATATAGAGCAGCATTATTATGGATGAAAAATGTTTCTCAGGAATTGGACCCCGATACAACAAAACAATTGGAAAAATTTCGCAAAGTACAAACACGTGTCAGATT GGGCAAAGTGGCATTTGATAACTTAGCCTTAGATTGTCTCCAAAAAGTAGATCTTCTAGCAGCTGCAAGATGCAATATGTTCAGCCATGCTTTAGTTTTATACCAAAGCACACTTTTAAATTTCACCAAAAAATCAGCACAAGCATACTCAACAATTGCAACAAGTTTCAAAGGATATCAGCGATATGATTTCATGGTTGTAAGAGAACTCGCTGAGACATCTACTAAATTGGCTCAAGAAACTGGTGGAGACGACGATCCTGATGACAAAGACAA ATTACCATTTTTTGACATGGACTATCATGATAGCATAGAAGAAGCTGAAGAAGTAAAACCGGCCACAGAAAATACAAATGACAACAAACAAGATGAAAAACTACTGGACATCGAGGGTGACACAAAAGATATACTTGAATTGGATGGATTAGAAACAAGTTCTGGTTCTTCAAAGAATGGAATCGTTCAGTTAGATTCTAATACAGAGCGTAAGGAGGATCTTCATCAACTTTTCGACAACTTAATTTTAGACAACAATGTGTCACAACCTGATAACAATACACGAGAGGAAAATCAATTGAAACTAGAAAAAAGTTTGGAGAAAAAAGATCTGGAATTGGATATATTTGATAAATCTGATACGAATTTCGATCTGAGTACTTTGTGCTCCTTAGAATCACAAGATCAAGGAGAACAATCGTTACAATCTCTTACCTCTGAAAACTTGGCTCTCTTAAATGATATACTTGGTGATAAACAAAACATTGGTAACGAATGGGATGCAATAGCCACCGATACGTTTTTACCGCCCAATATCCTAAAACAAAGTTTAGGTGATGCAGCACTTGGCATAGGTCAGACAACCATGCCCACAAACAGCATGGATGACAAA aagaaaaataaatcgcAGAAGACTGGAAAACAAAAAGGAAATTCTTGGTTGGATTTGTTCGCTGAATTGGATCCATTGGCTAGCAATCCAATGGAAAAGCTTTCCAGTGATAGTAACGCATCcgcttaa
- the LOC143259182 gene encoding abasic site processing protein HMCES-like — protein MFESVRSSARNMCGRAACSLDPENVGRACDYKDGTGKRCVTAWTKSDVEYVPSYNIGPKDVLPCLVAGSHFGQKDERVLCAMMWSMIPPWHEGDYRKHSLSTHNARLENLQSSKLYAPSLTRGQRCIVICEGYYEWKAEKMKNKPKQPYYIYAAQEKGVKVDDPTTWKDEWSETDGWKGINILKMAGIFNKFKTGDGKIIHSCTIVTRESNDVFSWLHHRIPVFLKTEEDIHIWLNEELSLAEAANKLCKLTISEGDLSWHTVSTLVNNVTNKSKDCRKEIKAGEEKKSNPNTFMASWLKKGTVEAAKRKSTNTDIDRSGENKKDDESPLKITKN, from the exons ATGTTTGAGAGTGTTCGCAGTAGCGCGCGAAACATGTGCGGTCGAGCAGCTTG TTCCTTGGATCCAGAGAATGTGGGTCGAGCTTGCGATTATAAGGATGGTACCGGCAAGCGTTGTGTCACCGCTTGGACTAAAAGCGATGTCGAATACGTACCATCGTATAACATCGGGCCGAAAGACGTTTTACCGTGCCTTGTCGCCGGATCGCATTTCGGACAAAAAGATGAGAGGGTACTTTGTGCTATGATGTGGAGCATGATTCCCCCCTGGCACGAG GGTGACTATAGGAAACATTCCTTATCAACGCATAATGCACGCCTAGAGAATCTCCAGAGCTCTAAATTATATGCACCGTCGCTCACTCGAGGACAGAGATGCATTGTAATTTGTGAAGGCTATTACGAATGGAAAGCTGAGAAGATGAAAAACAAGCCTAAACAACCATATTACATTTATGCTGCTCAAGAAAAAGGTGTTAAAGTAGATGATCCTACAACGTGGAAGGACGAGTGGTCAGAAACAGATGGTTGGAAGggaatcaatattttgaaaatggcaggaatatttaataaattcaagACAGGAGAT GGTAAAATAATACACAGTTGTACAATAGTTACAAGAGAGTCTAATGATGTTTTTTCATGGTTACATCATCGTATACCAGTGTTTTTAAAAACAGAAGAAGATATACAC ATTTGGCTAAATGAGGAGCTATCATTGGCTGAAGCTGCTAACAAATTATGTAAATTAACAATATCAGAAGGTGATTTGAGTTGGCATACAGTTTCGACTCTTGTAAACAATGTGACAAATAAAAGTAAAGACTGTAGAAAGGAGATAAAGGctgg AGAGGAGAAAAAAAGTAACCCTAACACATTTATGGCTTCCTGGCTGAAGAAGGGGACTGTGGAAGCAGCTAAGCGAAAAAGCACAAATACCGATATTGACCGTAGCggtgaaaataaaaaagatgaTGAAAGTCCTTTGAAAATTACGAAAAACTAA
- the LOC117228573 gene encoding uncharacterized protein LOC117228573 — protein MIMESLNKYLETVDEYIFDNDKLVTYKWLSKELEVHVNIAKQILWEFWQQKKDEKTFDCTFLLMGTLKDGGIRIEVIKEKDLAPAKDKFTAIISEHIYSLQKALPDIQTLGLAEDGDVKYSGIKFLENNERSAEEMHAIRWGAAAAEIPSVSHEQTSAPEVNKEKEEKSPEKKLDDVNKNDQKKGFNNLFGKAVNKQKSPPSALFSKSEKTNSSKQTKQSPKKDMSKSSKRNTQKGGLNSFLQQVKNEVKPEHSVSSEPEKITNSVVKESVREKITSEKQTNQKKSTRGKKRNRSKDINTNIKRRKRIAIQSDSSEESGSSDENEENIPSSPSPEKVLPVKKLSPSPPKVKHEDGKRRVLKMVDKTFEEDGFLVTKKVHVYESCSEEEPEVVPKKSVPPESHPEPKGKRSTKQTTLMNFFKKS, from the exons ATGATCATGGAATCattaaacaaatatttagaaaccGTGGATGAATATATATTCGATAATGATAAGCTG GTAACATATAAATGGTTAAGTAAAGAGCTAGAAGTTCACGTAAACATTGCCAAACAGATTTTATGGGAATTCTGGCAACAGAAAAAGGATGAGAAGACTTTTGACTGCACTTTCTTATTAATGGGTACTTTAAAGGATGGCGGTATACGCATTGAAGTCATAAAGGAAAAAGATTTAGCACCGGCGAAAGATAAATTTACTGCAATTATATCCGAACATATTTATAGTCTTCAGAAAGCACTTCCTGATATACAGACATTAGGACTGGCTGAAGATGGAGACGTTAAATATAGTGGTATCAAGTTCCTTGAAAATAATGAACGTAGTGCTGAGGAAATGCATGCCATACGTTGGGGTGCTGCTGCAGCAGAAATACCATCGGTCTCTCATGAACAAACGTCTGCACCTGAAGTTAATaaggaaaaagaagaaaagagtcCAGAGAAAAAATTAGATGATgtgaataaaaatgatcaaaagaaaGGTTTTAATAACCTTTTTGGGAAAGCTGTTAATAAACAGAAGAGTCCACCCTCAGCATTATTTTCTAAATCAGAGAAAACGAATTCTTCTAAGCAAACAAAACAATCACCCAAAAAAGATATGTCTAAGTCATCTAAAAGGAACACCCAGAAAGGTGGACTCAATAGCTTTCTACAGCAAGTCAAGAACGAAGTAAAACCTGAACATTCGGTATCTTCAGAGCCTGAGAAAATTACAAATTCTGTAGTAAAAGAAAGTGTaagggaaaaaattacttctgaGAAACAAACTAATCAAAAGAAAAGTACACGTGGGAAAAAGCGCAATAGGAGTAAAGATATTAATACCAATATTAAAAGACGGAAACGTATTGCTATACAGAGTGATTCCAGTGAAGAATCTGGATCATCTGATGAAAATGAAGAAAACATTCCATCTTCACCTTCTCCGGAAAAAGTTTTACCTGTCAAAAAGCTTTCTCCATCTCCACCAAAAGTTAAACATGAGGATGGAAAACGCAGGGTTTTAAAGATGGTAGATAAAACTTTTGAAGAGGATGGGTTTCTGGTTACCAAAAAGGTGCATGTTTATGAAAGTTGCTCTGAAGAAGAACCAGAGGTGGTGCCGAAGAAGTCAGTACCACCTGAATCTCATCCTGAACCAAAAGGGAAAAGAAGCACAAAGCAAACAACTTTAATGAACTTTTTCAAGAAATCATAG
- the ICA69 gene encoding islet cell autoantigen 1-like protein isoform X1, translating to MTSYNRNVPGVSGNGFNCWVQRTNMHDDSAITKMQHQFWVTKQTLSRKLGKKEDECIVASDAELDAKLELFRSIQESCSYLQRVIDKYQERLCNLAQEENAMGRFLKDAGKQDKTRAGKMMSAVGKSLSYSSQQRLALRAPLGRLYQEVETFRQRAIEDTLQNVQAMEKARTEYRAALLWMKNVSQELDPDTTKQLEKFRKVQTRVRLGKVAFDNLALDCLQKVDLLAAARCNMFSHALVLYQSTLLNFTKKSAQAYSTIATSFKGYQRYDFMVVRELAETSTKLAQETGGDDDPDDKDKLPFFDMDYHDSIEEAEEVKPATENTNDNKQDEKLLDIEGDTKDILELDGLETSSGSSKNGIVQLDSNTERKEDLHQLFDNLILDNNVSQPDNNTREENQLKLEKSLEKKDLELDIFDKSDTNFDLSTLCSLESQDQGEQSLQSLTSENLALLNDILGDKQNIGNEWDAIATDTFLPPNILKQSLGDAALGIGQTTMPTNSMDDKKKNKSQKTGKQKGNSWLDLFAELDPLASNPMEKLSSDSNASA from the exons ATGACTTCTTA TAATAGGAACGTACCAGGTGTATCAGGAAATGGTTTCAATTGTTGGGTACAGAGGACCAATATGCATGATGATTCTGCCATCACAAAAATGCAACATCAGTTCTGGGTCACAAAGCAGACTCTATCGCGAAAGTTAGGAAAAAAGGAAGACGAATGTATAGTAGCATCCGATGCAGAGTTAGATGCGAAACTAGAATTGTTTCGTAGCATACAAGAATCTTGTTCTTACTTGCAGAGAGTAATTGACAAATATCAGGAAAGATTATGCA atcTTGCGCAAGAAGAAAATGCAATGGGAAGGTTTCTCAAAGATGCTGGTAAACAAGATAAAACTAGAGCTGGCAAAATGATGTCGGCAGTTGGAAAATCACTGTCTTATTCTAGCCAACAAAGACTTGCTCTAAGAGCTCCATTAGGTCGATTGTATCAAGAAGTAGAAACTTTTAGACAGAGAGCTATTGAAGACACGCTACAGAATGTCCAGGCAATGGAAAAAGCTCGTACAGAATATAGAGCAGCATTATTATGGATGAAAAATGTTTCTCAGGAATTGGACCCCGATACAACAAAACAATTGGAAAAATTTCGCAAAGTACAAACACGTGTCAGATT GGGCAAAGTGGCATTTGATAACTTAGCCTTAGATTGTCTCCAAAAAGTAGATCTTCTAGCAGCTGCAAGATGCAATATGTTCAGCCATGCTTTAGTTTTATACCAAAGCACACTTTTAAATTTCACCAAAAAATCAGCACAAGCATACTCAACAATTGCAACAAGTTTCAAAGGATATCAGCGATATGATTTCATGGTTGTAAGAGAACTCGCTGAGACATCTACTAAATTGGCTCAAGAAACTGGTGGAGACGACGATCCTGATGACAAAGACAA ATTACCATTTTTTGACATGGACTATCATGATAGCATAGAAGAAGCTGAAGAAGTAAAACCGGCCACAGAAAATACAAATGACAACAAACAAGATGAAAAACTACTGGACATCGAGGGTGACACAAAAGATATACTTGAATTGGATGGATTAGAAACAAGTTCTGGTTCTTCAAAGAATGGAATCGTTCAGTTAGATTCTAATACAGAGCGTAAGGAGGATCTTCATCAACTTTTCGACAACTTAATTTTAGACAACAATGTGTCACAACCTGATAACAATACACGAGAGGAAAATCAATTGAAACTAGAAAAAAGTTTGGAGAAAAAAGATCTGGAATTGGATATATTTGATAAATCTGATACGAATTTCGATCTGAGTACTTTGTGCTCCTTAGAATCACAAGATCAAGGAGAACAATCGTTACAATCTCTTACCTCTGAAAACTTGGCTCTCTTAAATGATATACTTGGTGATAAACAAAACATTGGTAACGAATGGGATGCAATAGCCACCGATACGTTTTTACCGCCCAATATCCTAAAACAAAGTTTAGGTGATGCAGCACTTGGCATAGGTCAGACAACCATGCCCACAAACAGCATGGATGACAAA aagaaaaataaatcgcAGAAGACTGGAAAACAAAAAGGAAATTCTTGGTTGGATTTGTTCGCTGAATTGGATCCATTGGCTAGCAATCCAATGGAAAAGCTTTCCAGTGATAGTAACGCATCcgcttaa
- the LOC117228581 gene encoding uncharacterized protein LOC117228581, translated as MAIYLYLTSFYFLFIISTCMGNICSTCRCTTTLDDGSIYDCSEKYLGNQDVLYYYLLMLDQTQAFEKLSLSRNDIVNLSENFLKTLKFLKSLDLSENQIDEICIEKYKNFYRLENLNFSKNNITIFDTSLLKVLPTLLTLDLSYNRINLIKYEIDETVAKLSCLNLSHNNISNISNNFFDSLSNLQYLDLSFNKIHYMEHVTLIHLNSLKVVRINNNFLTSLDITKFPKSLTKLFAGYNLIQEINYALSQIEVLNIEFNSISRIQSNITMFKNLQHLNISGNKIPYFPYVPFENLRTLDLSYNMLTHIPTLSMYNLPSLIQLNVSKNPIDSLNFSYPLKLESFVASNLSMLETIDKGTFMNLSSPLNKCINLTISNNEKLFTVHEDVFHHLRLCSLDLSNNKISYIASKLILRNGSFTMHAVNLQGNPFKCNCSLQWLLNDVVPKLHSTDPQLLDNLRCAWPPHLSNMRMIHWYRWSHPVFCSNVSDFSNKFSMNAAGVLNGNQVITFDTSTGLLAALGITIGLLTILMMVGMIWTRKLTLKRRRSNRKF; from the exons ATGGCTATTTATTTGTATCTCACtagtttttatttcttatttataataTCTACCTGTATGGGTAATATATGTTCGACATGTAGATGCACAACTACTC TGGACGATGGGTCAATTTATGACTGTAGTGAGAAGTATTTAGGTAACCAGGatgtactctattattatctGTTGATGTTAGATcaaactcaagcatttgaaAAACTTAGTCTTTCAAGGAATGATATAGTTAACTTATCAGAAAACTTTTTAAAAACGTTGAAATTTTTAAAGAGCTTGGATTTATCTGAGAATCAAATAGATGAAATATGTATAGAAAAgtataaaaatttttatagactagaaaatttaaatttttctaaaaataacATAACTATATTTGATACTTCATTACTAAAAGTTCTTCCAACATTATTGACATTAGATCTTAGTTATAATCgtatcaatttaataaaatatgaaatagatGAAACTGTAGCAAAACTTAGTTGCTTAAATCTGTctcataataatatatctaatatatctaACAACTTTTTTGATTCGTTATCAAATTTACAATATTTGGATCTGTCatttaataaaattcattaCATGGAACATGTCACTTTAATACATCTAAATTCTTTGAAAGTTGTTCGTATAAATAATAACTTTCTGACATCATTGGATATTACAAAATTTCCAAAATCTTTGACAAAACTGTTCGCTGGATATAATTTAATACAAGAGATAAATTATGCATTGTCTCAAATTGAAGTATTAAATAtagaattcaattcaatttctaGAATACAATCAAATATAACAATGTTTAAGAATTTACAACATTTGAATATCAGTGGAAATAAAATACCATATTTTCCATACGTTCCATTTGAGAATTTAAGAACTTTAGATTTATCTTATAACATGCTAACTCATATTCCTACATTATCTATGTACAATTTACCATCACTTATTCAACTTAATGTTAGTAAGAATCCTATTGATAGCTTAAACTTTTCCTATCCTCTAAAATTGGAATCATTTGTTGCTAGTAATTTAAGTATGCTAGAAACTATTGACAAAGGTACATTCATGAACTTGTCATCTCCATTAAATAAATGTATTAATCTGACTATATCCAACAACGAAAAGTTGTTTACTGTCCATGAAGATGTTTTCCACCATCTACGTTTATGTTCA TTGGATTTGAGTAATAATAAGATTAGTTATATCGCATCAAAATTGATTTTACGTAACGGTAGTTTTACAATGCATGCAGTAAATCTGCAAGGTAATCCATTCAAATGCAATTGTTCATTGCAATGGTTACTAAACGATGTAGTGCCAAAACTACATTCTACAGATCCTCAACTTCTAGATAATTTAAG atGCGCTTGGCCTCCGCACTTATCAAACATGAGAATGATACATTGGTACAGATGGAGTCATCCAGTTTTCTGTAGTAATGTGTCAGACTTCAGCAATAAGTTCTCAATGAATGCAGCTGGTGTGTTAAATGGCAATCAAGTGATAACATTTGACACTAGTACTGGTTTGCTTGCTGCTCTGGGAATAACTATAGGTTTATTAACAATTTTGATGATGGTGGGTATGATTTGGACACGAAAATTAACTCTGAAAAGGAGAAGAAGTAATAGAAAATtttga
- the LOC117228571 gene encoding armadillo repeat-containing protein 8: MVSVMQPFMDVESSRSYIDELYSPDPQKCLEAIICLKNSVIGSNRQKGSVIAQGVVPRLLQLLGDSSGTIEDRIRLESAVTLGSLAKGTDQHVLALIDLGVVPLLFQVLLSTPASDTPPEGKPKVTDLLLEACLRCLRTVFQHPAAPVHSIYQDPALVPRLVSLANRSVTSQICVATILTTACKTTEEQNALSEGGAVRILAMQLDSPLPDVQLSALACLANMCYKNYRVCVMVASASTSNTVQGRHVPVALGQLMGREKSSLIQLEAARCVTYMNRTGVLLCKDPRIIYRALPCLVRLCYRDRPPRERVAAAETLAFLTEVNTELQRLASISNHLIPTLAELLRPHPHVLDATLTQDMRQAAFRAFASLSANDEDIRKRIIEKENLMEQVVSGLQDPGAHVRLAAVRCLHSLSRSVQQLRTSFQDHAVWRPLMQLLHGADKGLEGRGESEIDLLTVASSTLCNLLLEFSPSKEPILESGGIELLCSLTKRCTPALRLNGIWALMNVAFQAEQQVKLQILSCLGTDQIFCLLADQDIPILMKTLGLLRNLLSTSVHIDRIMGEHAAHVMQAVILVLEDPRHPADVKEQALCILANVADGIRAKDHIMANEDVLKKLMDYMMHNNIKLQVAAVLCVCNLVWKEEPGAAQRQARLRELGFYRILQQLRHTKELQLFDKVRTCMAQFYDA; encoded by the exons ATGGTCTCGGTGATGCAGCCGTTCATG GATGTGGAGAGCTCCAGAAGTTACATCGATGAACTGTACTCGCCAGATCCCCAGAAATGTTTGGAAGCTATTAT ATGCCTAAAAAATTCAGTCATTGGTAGCAATAGACAAAAGGGTTCAGTAATTGCTCAAGGAGTAGTACCTAGATTATTGCAACTGCTTGGAGATTCGTCAGGCACTATTGAAGATCGTATAAGACTTGAGTCTGCTGTGACATTAGGTTCTTTAGCCAAAGGAACGGATCAACATGTATTGGCACTTATAGATCTTGGTGTAGTGCCATTGCTTTTTCAGGTTTTATTATCTACACCAGCTTCAGACACACCTCCAGAAGGAAAGCCAAAAGTAACGGATTTGTTACTTGAAGCATGTTTACGATGTTTACGTACAGTATTTCAACATCCAGCAGCACCAGTTCATTCGATATATCAAGATCCTGCATTGGTGCCTAGATTAGTATCATTAGCAAATCGATCTGTAACTTCTCAAATTTGTGTAGCAACAATTTTAACAACAGCATGCaag ACAACAGAAGAACAAAATGCGTTATCAGAAGGGGGCGCAGTAAGAATATTAGCAATGCAATTGGATTCCCCATTACCTGATGTACAATTATCAGCTTTGGCTTGTCTAGCGAATATGTGTTATAAGAACTACAGGGTGTGTGTTATGGTTGCCTCTGCATCTACCAGTAATACAGTACAAGGTAGACATGTACCTGTGGCGCTAGGACAATTAATGGGCCGCGAGAAAAGCTCGTTAATTCAACTTGAAGCTGCCAGATGTGTTACATACATGAATAGAACCGGAGTTCTATTGTGCAAAGATCCCAGAATTATTTATCGTGCTTTACCTTGTTTGGTGAGACTTTGTTATCGGGATCGTCCGCCACGTGAAAGGGTAGCCGCAGCAGAAACATTAGCTTTCCTTACCGAGGTCAATACCGAATTACAACGTTTAGCTTCTATTAGTAATCATTTAATTCCCACACTTGCAGAATTGTTACGGCCTCACCCACAT GTACTAGACGCAACCTTAACACAGGACATGCGACAAGCTGCATTTAGGGCATTCGCATCTCTTAGTGCAAATGACGAAGATATTCGAAAGCGTATCATAGAAAAGGAGAATCTCATGGAACAGGTAGTGTCAGGTCTTCAAGATCCTGGAGCCCATGTACGTCTAGCAGCGGTTCGATGTCTACATTCACTCTCTAGAAGCGTTCAACAGCTACGAACAAGTTTTCAAGACCATGCTGTCTGGAGACCGCTTATGCAGTTGTTACATGGAGCAGATAAGGGATTGGAGG gGAGAGGCGAAAGTGAAATTGATTTATTAACTGTTGCCTCGAGTACTTTATGTAACTTATTACTGGAATTTAGTCCAAGCAAAGAACCAATTCTCGAATCTGGGGGAATAGAGTTACTATGTTCACTAACGAAACGGTGCACGCCAGCCTTACGATTAAATGGAATTTGGGCATTGATGAATGTCGCTTTCCAAGCTGAACAACAAGTAAAGTTACAGATCTTATCATGCTTGGGTACCGATCAAATTTTTTGCCTTCTAGCTGACCAAGATATACCAATTCTAATGAAGACACTGGGTCTGTTACGAAATTTACTGTCCACAAGCGTCCACATTGACCGTATAATGGGTGAACATGCTGCACACGTAATGCAAGCCGTTATATTGGTTCTAGAAGATCCAAGACACCCAGCAGATGTAAAAGAACAAGCACTCTGTATTTTGGCGAATGTGGCCGATGGCATTCGAGCGAAGGATCACATTATGGCTAATGAAGATGTGCTTAAGAAACTTATGGATTATATG ATGCATAACAATATAAAGCTGCAAGTTGCAGCTGTGCTGTGTGTGTGCAACCTAGTCTGGAAAGAAGAACCTGGAGCTGCGCAGCGGCAAGCACGTTTAAGGGAATTAGGCTTTTATCGTATTTTACAACAATTGCGGCATACCAAGGAACTTCAATTATTCGATAA GGTCAGAACTTGCATGGCACAATTCTATGATGCCTAA